The Cryptomeria japonica chromosome 2, Sugi_1.0, whole genome shotgun sequence region AATAttactaaatatcaatatactttATCATACATGAAAATTTTGGTTCTTTGCCAAGCATGACACTTTGACAGTCACATAAAACTTAATGTTGGGCCTCTCAAGGATAACCATAATAACATATAGAAGACTTAAAAATACCTCATAAATATCTAAAAACCCTCTTTATAGCATCCTTATGTTTCTATCTAAGATTAGCCATAAATCAACTAAAAACTCCTACTAATTGAGCAATGTTTAATCTTTGTACAAACCATGTAATATGTCGAACTACTAACAACACTAGCATTGATAAAATCTAGTCGTATCCTCCATCGTAATAGGATATGTTGGGCATTGTTCAAATGATAATTTCATTCTCATTGTAACATGAACAAACAACAGTTTTTAAGCTAGCATACTAAATCTCTCCAACATTGAGTTCAAATTTTTTACACATCTTTAAAGATTGCTCTAGACCATACaaagatttcaacttagaaaccaAATGCTTTTTACCTTTCTCTTTGGTTATAACACATAAATCTCTTATTCAGTCACATCCACACATTGCTACAAATGATAAAAGAAATGGATATAAAGTTTGAATTTACAACAATGCACAAAAATATACATAGAGTAAATGATGAATCTATCATAATGCACAAACAAAATTTATTATTCCACCATGTCATGCTGATAGACTGCAAAGTGGAATAATGAACATTGTTACATATCATTTTATAGATTTAATCACTACCTTCATCAATATCATATTATTTACATGATTCagttatttttatttacttaagaaTTATATGTATTGGCTATATGCCTAGATTACGAGAAAGACTAATATATATATCCATTCCTTCACCTCAAAAATGTATTCTATTTCTAAGGGTTCATAGCACATAGCAATCAATCTTTGAAATTAAAAAACAAATCAGTGTAGCAATTGCACTTCCGCCATTTTGGGATTTAACCAGTCTAAACTTCACCTTTCATCAACCAAGCCAACACATACCCTGGTAGATGCTTATTCCATGCTAAAACATGGTTTGGCCAGATATAATTCATGTTCACAAATCCCCTATCTCTTTCATACTGCTACAAAAATCTATCATTTCATTTTAACAAACATTTGACagatattttgaaaatattttgaaccAAGTATCTATATTCAAAGTATGACAAAATTTCATGGGCTTATCCCTTTCTCCCCCTCCCTCTGCCCCTAGTCCTTCCCCTTCCACGTCCACGAAATACTCCACGCCCCCTACCACGACCAAATCCCCCATCCGCATACCATCCCCCTCCATTGTAGTAACCTCCACCATAGTTGCCTTCATTATCATAGTAACCACCATTCTCTGCAATGAGCAAACAACAAAGTAAATTGAATAAATGTCGTTTTGGATTCCATTGTGTGAGAACTTTTTACATGTGAATAAAGTAAATTAATGTTTCGGTGACAGTCCCATAGCAATCAACCTTTAAATGCCTTACAAAACATTTAGAATGTATATTGATAAACCCACTAACTTCAAATTTTTACCTGATCTTCCCCAGcctcttccccttcctcttccacGACCTCTGCCTCTACCTCCTGAGACAATAATGTAAACACTCATTCTGCCATTAGCCCTTCATAATAGACAGATGAAAGTTTGAAAAAAAGGGCACATCTGTATGGTAAAAATTGTTTAAAGCCACACCTCCATAAACGCTGACGCTGGCTTTTAGTTTGGTTAAATCAGAAAGCAACGGAGCCTGGTATCTGTCATCAAGATAATTCAAATATTAGACTTTTAGATGTGCTGATTGATAAAATATTGTGCGAACCAAGAGACAATTATCAACTCAATTTAGAATGGAAGTTGTTCAATTAAAATCAGGGAACATGGAAATTATATTAAGGCACTAACTCTTAATTAAATTGTTGGTATCTGATAGGGAGTTATTTAGATCTGAAACCTAAAACATCATACCCTGTGGCAGTAGAATCCAGCTGCTTGGTTGAGAGAGTAATTGTGATCATTGaaacatgccttgttgtctccaagcTAAGGTAAAGGAATAATTAGAAACTCATCACACCAATCAACCCAAGCAGAAACAAGTAAACGATAAAAACATGTATGGAAATGAACAGCTATATAAAAATTACTTACGGAAGCAACCCCTCTTCAATTGGTTCCCAAACATCTGTTATGCTGGTTGAGCTGATTGAGGTAATCTGATGCAAACTAGGCACCCTCCGCTGCAAGTTCAAACATTTAAGATTAAATAGCAGCATCCA contains the following coding sequences:
- the LOC131042110 gene encoding uncharacterized protein LOC131042110; protein product: MDRYQRVERPKPETAIDQNEIRITTLGLIRNYVSYASSLLQDKTTPEIVLKAMGQAISKVVAIAEIIKRRVPSLHQITSISSTSITDVWEPIEEGLLPLETTRHVSMITITLSTKQLDSTATGYQAPLLSDLTKLKASVSVYGGGRGRGRGRGRGRGWGRSENGGYYDNEGNYGGGYYNGGGWYADGGFGRGRGRGVFRGRGRGRTRGRGRGRKG